The following proteins come from a genomic window of Gossypium raimondii isolate GPD5lz chromosome 5, ASM2569854v1, whole genome shotgun sequence:
- the LOC105767049 gene encoding uncharacterized protein LOC105767049: protein MTPTPLLNILIEKKLNGNEYKEWTRNLMIVLSYEKLKIVLDNKCLSATQAKARKCQEEFDEIARCYMLESVANTLYKKLESCKAAKEILDKLEDMFGGQATLA from the coding sequence atgaCTCCAACTCCCTTATTGAACATACTCATTGAAAAAAAGCTAAACGGAAATGAATATAAGGAATGGACAAGGAACTTGATGATTGTCCTAAGCTATGAGAAACTAAAGATAGTCCTTGATAATAAATGCCTTTCAGCCACTCAAGCGAAGGCTAGAAAATGTCAGGAGGAGTTTGATGAGATTGCTCGTTGCTATATGCTGGAAAGCGTGGCTAACACcctttataagaaactagagaGCTGTAAGGCTGCCAAAGAGATTCTAGACAAACTTGAAGACATGTTCGGAGGCCAAGCTACCTTAGCTTAA